From Coriobacteriaceae bacterium, a single genomic window includes:
- a CDS encoding PTS sugar transporter subunit IIB: MAQPKILLTRIDDRFIYGQDVVLWNEEVGSNLVLIVNDEIAADSRKWAPMRVAAPEGVWTRFFSVQRTIDIIHTATPRQWILIMVASPVDALALVKGGVPITKISIGHMQAGEGKRPVTPAVAVGDADVAAFKELQERGIELEIRYLPSSSPDPIDNLFN; this comes from the coding sequence ATGGCTCAACCCAAGATTCTTCTCACACGCATCGACGACCGTTTCATTTACGGGCAAGACGTTGTGCTGTGGAATGAGGAGGTTGGTTCCAACCTCGTCCTAATCGTTAACGACGAGATTGCGGCGGATTCGCGCAAGTGGGCGCCTATGAGGGTCGCGGCGCCAGAAGGCGTGTGGACACGGTTTTTCTCGGTGCAAAGGACCATCGACATCATTCATACCGCAACGCCGCGTCAATGGATTCTGATCATGGTGGCCTCACCCGTCGATGCGCTCGCGCTGGTTAAGGGCGGCGTGCCCATCACCAAGATCAGCATCGGTCACATGCAAGCAGGGGAGGGCAAGCGTCCTGTAACGCCCGCAGTTGCCGTAGGCGACGCAGACGTCGCTGCCTTCAAGGAGCTACAAGAACGCGGCATAGAGCTAGAAATCCGCTACCTCCCCAGCTCCAGCCCCGACCCCATCGACAATCTGTTCAACTGA